In the Paenibacillus sp. FSL H7-0357 genome, one interval contains:
- a CDS encoding glycoside hydrolase family 2 TIM barrel-domain containing protein, whose protein sequence is MRKKLVYQPPANGYPEWNNNPEIFQLNRMEAHASMMSFPTAEQALQGNKQSSSRYQSLNGTWKFAFAETPEKRSKDFYKSDYDNSNWADIPVPSHWQFQGYDYPQYTNVRYPWAESEPDLKPPFAPTLYNPVGSYVRTFDVPQAWDGQPVFLSFQGVESAFYVWVNGELVGYGEDTFTPSDFDITAYLQAGENKLAVEVYRWCDASWLEDQDFWRLSGIFRDVYLYTAPPVRVADFWARTDLDNEFVHAELNVDIKVEDYFSRKAGDYSLQMQLYDNNGQGVWAAPVAAAVSFQEGDLQQLKLSAPVAQPHKWSAEKPYLYTLVISLVDGQEAVQEAVSTKVGFRSFEIRDGLMKINGKRIVLKGTNRHEFSCDTGRALSVEDMIRDIHLMKSHNINAVRTSHYPNQSVWYELCDEYGLYVIDETNLETHGSWQYGQQELHEGNVPASKPEWRANVIDRCNSMMQRDKNHPSVIIWSLGNESFGGDNFIAMHDYLRAADPTRPVHYEGIFHYRPSEAASDIESTMYIKPAGVEQYATNNPQKPYILCEYSHAMGNSCGGLHLYTDMFDKYDVFQGAFIWDWVDQAIRTTTPEGIEYLAYGGDFGESPHDGNFSGNGLLFADRTVTPKLLEVKKCYQNIKVTAQDLQKGLYQIRNNFLFTNIEEYDLHWKLELEGVTSQEGSLRIAAAPGETVDCVIPYELSSIANDKEAVLTLSFIQPAAAAWADANHEIAWEQFILVPRVAGNLPVSAGDPLHITEQEEALIIAGADFSLSFNSATGDLFSYQVLGKERLIEPARPNFWRAVTDNDLGNHLQERSAVWRKASYERSLVQFTTRTQENLCFVSATYLLPTNPVSTLLVTYEIRPDGSVEILQELNPGSSSLPEIPEFGMLFVLDGSLDTVSWYGRGPHENYWDRQTGARLGRFSGKVSEQFTPYLKPQECGNKTDVRYASVTEGSDGSGIHIENTTSLEINVLPWKPEELEASDHIYKLPASDKTVLRVNYKQMGVGGDDSWGAPTHEQFTLPANRPYSFRFTLARI, encoded by the coding sequence GTGCGTAAGAAGCTAGTCTATCAGCCACCTGCCAACGGATATCCCGAATGGAATAACAATCCGGAGATTTTTCAATTGAACCGAATGGAAGCGCATGCTTCCATGATGTCTTTCCCGACTGCTGAGCAAGCACTCCAAGGAAATAAACAATCCTCCTCTCGTTATCAATCGTTGAACGGTACTTGGAAATTCGCCTTTGCCGAAACTCCTGAGAAACGCAGCAAGGATTTCTATAAATCAGATTATGACAACAGCAATTGGGCGGATATTCCTGTTCCTTCCCATTGGCAATTCCAGGGCTATGATTACCCTCAATATACCAATGTGCGGTATCCTTGGGCAGAGTCAGAACCGGATTTGAAGCCCCCTTTTGCCCCTACTTTATATAATCCTGTAGGTTCCTATGTACGTACATTTGATGTACCGCAAGCTTGGGACGGCCAGCCTGTATTCCTCAGCTTCCAGGGTGTGGAGTCTGCTTTTTATGTATGGGTGAACGGAGAACTGGTCGGCTATGGTGAAGATACCTTTACCCCGTCGGACTTCGATATTACAGCTTATCTGCAAGCAGGAGAGAATAAGCTGGCCGTTGAGGTGTACCGCTGGTGTGATGCGAGCTGGCTGGAAGATCAGGATTTCTGGCGGCTTAGCGGCATTTTCCGCGACGTTTATTTGTATACCGCACCTCCCGTACGTGTTGCCGACTTTTGGGCCCGGACCGATCTGGACAACGAGTTTGTGCATGCGGAGCTGAACGTGGACATCAAAGTGGAAGATTACTTTAGCCGCAAAGCTGGAGATTACTCGCTGCAAATGCAGCTTTATGACAACAATGGCCAAGGGGTCTGGGCTGCTCCGGTTGCTGCTGCAGTATCTTTTCAGGAAGGAGATTTGCAGCAGCTTAAACTGTCGGCACCTGTAGCTCAGCCTCATAAATGGAGTGCGGAGAAACCATACCTTTACACCCTGGTGATCTCGCTAGTGGATGGTCAGGAGGCCGTTCAAGAGGCGGTCAGCACAAAGGTTGGCTTCCGCTCCTTCGAGATTAGAGACGGCTTAATGAAGATTAACGGGAAACGGATCGTACTGAAAGGCACTAACCGGCATGAGTTCTCTTGTGACACTGGACGCGCATTGTCCGTAGAGGATATGATCCGCGATATTCATCTGATGAAATCCCATAACATTAATGCGGTACGGACCTCTCATTATCCCAATCAGTCAGTTTGGTATGAGTTGTGTGACGAATACGGTCTTTACGTAATCGACGAAACCAATCTGGAGACACACGGCAGCTGGCAATATGGACAACAAGAGCTGCATGAGGGGAATGTTCCCGCCAGCAAGCCGGAATGGCGCGCCAATGTCATCGACCGCTGTAATTCCATGATGCAACGGGACAAAAATCATCCATCTGTTATCATCTGGTCACTCGGCAATGAGTCCTTTGGCGGCGATAATTTTATTGCCATGCATGACTATCTGCGGGCAGCCGATCCTACCCGTCCTGTTCACTATGAAGGAATTTTTCATTACAGACCTTCGGAAGCGGCGAGCGATATCGAGTCTACGATGTACATTAAGCCTGCCGGCGTTGAACAATATGCGACAAACAATCCGCAGAAGCCTTATATCCTTTGTGAATACAGCCATGCTATGGGCAATTCCTGCGGCGGACTGCATCTCTACACCGATATGTTCGACAAATATGATGTGTTCCAAGGCGCATTCATCTGGGACTGGGTGGATCAGGCCATCCGCACTACAACTCCAGAGGGGATTGAATATCTGGCGTACGGCGGCGATTTCGGTGAATCCCCACATGACGGGAATTTTAGCGGCAACGGCCTGCTGTTTGCAGACCGGACAGTTACCCCTAAGCTGCTTGAGGTCAAAAAATGCTATCAGAATATAAAAGTCACCGCCCAGGATCTTCAGAAAGGTCTTTATCAAATCCGCAATAACTTCTTATTTACGAATATCGAAGAATATGATTTACATTGGAAGCTTGAATTGGAAGGCGTAACTTCGCAAGAGGGCTCTCTGCGGATTGCCGCTGCACCGGGAGAGACTGTCGATTGTGTCATTCCGTATGAGCTTAGTTCCATAGCCAATGATAAAGAAGCAGTGCTGACCTTGTCCTTCATTCAACCTGCTGCAGCAGCATGGGCAGATGCCAACCATGAGATTGCATGGGAGCAGTTCATTCTAGTTCCAAGAGTTGCAGGAAATCTTCCCGTTTCAGCAGGAGATCCCCTTCACATCACTGAGCAAGAGGAAGCATTGATCATTGCAGGAGCTGACTTTTCACTTTCTTTCAATTCGGCAACCGGAGATTTGTTCTCTTATCAAGTCCTGGGCAAAGAACGCCTGATTGAGCCTGCAAGACCGAATTTCTGGAGAGCCGTCACCGATAATGATCTTGGCAACCATCTGCAGGAACGTTCCGCAGTCTGGAGAAAGGCTTCCTATGAACGCAGTCTTGTTCAATTCACTACCCGGACTCAAGAGAATCTTTGTTTCGTATCGGCAACCTACTTGCTGCCCACAAATCCCGTGTCCACTCTACTGGTCACCTATGAAATCCGTCCTGACGGATCTGTGGAGATTTTGCAGGAACTGAACCCGGGCAGCAGCTCGCTGCCGGAAATTCCCGAGTTCGGAATGCTGTTCGTGCTGGATGGAAGCCTGGACACTGTGTCATGGTACGGACGCGGACCACATGAGAACTATTGGGACCGGCAAACCGGAGCCCGTCTGGGACGCTTTAGCGGCAAAGTCAGTGAACAGTTCACTCCTTACCTTAAGCCACAGGAATGCGGGAACAAGACAGATGTCAGATATGCTTCAGTTACAGAAGGCAGCGATGGATCAGGGATCCATATCGAAAATACAACATCGCTGGAAATCAACGTACTCCCTTGGAAACCAGAAGAACTGGAAGCCAGCGATCACATCTATAAATTGCCGGCTTCGGATAAAACCGTGCTGAGGGTCAATTACAAGCAAATGGGTGTCGGCGGGGACGACAGCTGGGGTGCACCAACGCATGAACAGTTCACTCTGCCTGCAAACCGGCCGTATAGCTTCCGCTTCACGCTCGCTCGAATTTAA
- a CDS encoding AraC family transcriptional regulator: MKSKMIFCQTDETMLLPLYATTIGYWEHQAETLRPAGFPDYQMHQVLEGKGELNINDKSYIVGPGEVFFLYPEIPHFYTPVSREWKLAWISFSGREAAQMLMYAGIRESGPGRLRDEALLEPLREMLLLSNEHPLEDDLECSKLLYALLLDLKRKLLPSSSEEDEMERIKPVLRYIELHLHRPLQLKELAEVAAVSPQYLCRLFQHTVHERPVTYINKQRINRSKQLMFNVRGKKIYEIARDVGFENASYFCAVFKRVTGMKPEDFKRLHGLV, encoded by the coding sequence GTGAAAAGCAAAATGATTTTTTGCCAAACTGATGAGACGATGCTGCTGCCCTTATATGCCACAACCATCGGATATTGGGAGCATCAGGCTGAAACTTTGCGTCCGGCCGGTTTTCCGGATTATCAGATGCATCAGGTGCTTGAAGGCAAAGGTGAACTGAATATTAATGACAAAAGTTACATCGTAGGCCCCGGGGAAGTGTTTTTTCTATATCCTGAAATTCCGCATTTCTATACTCCGGTTAGCAGGGAGTGGAAGCTGGCGTGGATTTCATTTAGCGGCAGGGAAGCTGCCCAGATGCTGATGTACGCAGGAATACGCGAGTCTGGACCCGGGAGATTAAGAGACGAAGCACTTTTGGAGCCTTTGCGGGAGATGCTTCTTTTGTCTAATGAACATCCGCTTGAAGATGATCTGGAATGCTCCAAGCTGCTGTACGCATTGCTGTTGGATCTGAAACGCAAACTGCTGCCTTCTTCCAGCGAGGAAGATGAAATGGAACGGATTAAGCCCGTCCTGCGCTATATAGAACTCCATCTGCACCGGCCGCTTCAGTTAAAAGAACTGGCAGAAGTAGCTGCAGTATCGCCGCAGTATTTGTGCCGGCTGTTTCAGCACACGGTTCATGAGCGGCCGGTAACGTACATTAATAAACAGCGGATTAACCGGAGCAAGCAATTAATGTTTAACGTTCGCGGTAAAAAAATCTACGAAATTGCCCGGGATGTCGGTTTTGAGAATGCCAGCTACTTTTGTGCGGTGTTTAAACGGGTGACAGGGATGAAGCCTGAGGATTTTAAACGATTGCATGGTTTGGTTTAA
- a CDS encoding AAA family ATPase, which translates to MNKLVFFLGPAGAGKTTLAKAVASRRKAAFFDMDILLRPAADAIMTMHGLDPTDRDSAEYKRLCRDLGYRITMDAALDNIGLNSDVFVVGPFTKEAADPDWISSELSRIGLTLPEVEVKVVLVGLANEDLYRERIQGRHSSLDDWKFQHWQEFRSSLGSRTVAWPLPASNVAMIDNSNPEIEDTVRTVEHFIYAAQ; encoded by the coding sequence ATGAATAAACTGGTATTTTTTCTGGGACCGGCAGGTGCGGGCAAAACGACGCTGGCCAAAGCGGTAGCCTCGCGCCGCAAAGCCGCCTTCTTCGATATGGATATTCTGCTGCGGCCGGCGGCGGACGCCATCATGACCATGCATGGTCTGGACCCGACTGACAGAGATTCCGCAGAATATAAAAGACTTTGCCGCGACCTCGGTTACCGCATTACGATGGACGCCGCACTTGATAATATCGGCCTGAATAGCGATGTATTCGTGGTTGGACCCTTTACCAAGGAAGCAGCAGACCCAGACTGGATTAGCAGTGAGCTGTCCCGGATCGGTCTTACGCTGCCCGAGGTTGAGGTCAAGGTTGTTCTGGTCGGACTGGCCAACGAGGATTTGTACCGGGAACGCATTCAAGGCAGGCACTCGTCTTTGGATGACTGGAAATTTCAGCATTGGCAGGAATTCCGGTCTTCGCTTGGCAGCCGCACTGTCGCGTGGCCGCTGCCCGCGTCGAATGTCGCAATGATCGACAACTCAAATCCGGAGATCGAAGATACAGTAAGGACAGTTGAGCATTTTATTTATGCAGCACAATGA
- a CDS encoding YheC/YheD family protein, protein MLSKKAATTKKTITIASKWSKTKMLLNHSRLRQFVPDSRIYSYEALQSMLNKHKMVYVKPVKGTGGNGVIKVIKYGEHKYAYHVGETPRYFKTYGALFTSLGSSKLKREYLVQQGINLLTYQNRIFDVRIMTQMNSTNHWECTGYIGRMAHPKKIVTNFHNSGKPLPLETLLSPYLQGDKKKDYIKGLKALGDQVAKEFHKNHSGFKEIGLDIGLDSALKPWIIEVNTRPDAYIFNQLKDKTMFRRVIYLKKWHKLLNSGKKVVK, encoded by the coding sequence ATGTTGTCCAAGAAAGCCGCGACCACCAAAAAAACCATTACCATTGCAAGCAAATGGTCCAAAACAAAAATGCTGCTTAACCATTCACGGCTCCGCCAATTCGTGCCCGATAGCCGGATCTATTCGTATGAAGCCCTGCAGTCCATGCTTAACAAGCATAAGATGGTATATGTAAAGCCTGTCAAAGGAACCGGAGGAAATGGTGTCATTAAAGTTATTAAGTATGGTGAACATAAATATGCCTATCACGTAGGCGAGACTCCCCGTTATTTTAAAACTTACGGCGCTCTGTTCACTTCGCTAGGCAGCAGTAAATTAAAGCGTGAATATTTGGTTCAGCAAGGGATAAATCTGCTAACTTATCAGAATCGTATCTTTGATGTGCGCATTATGACGCAAATGAACAGCACGAACCATTGGGAATGTACCGGATATATCGGGCGAATGGCACATCCTAAGAAAATCGTTACGAATTTCCACAACAGCGGAAAACCGCTTCCTCTGGAAACGCTGCTTAGTCCTTACCTGCAAGGAGACAAGAAAAAAGACTATATCAAAGGATTAAAAGCTTTAGGGGATCAGGTGGCGAAAGAATTCCATAAAAACCACAGCGGATTTAAGGAAATAGGCCTGGATATTGGATTGGATTCTGCTTTGAAGCCATGGATTATTGAGGTAAATACGCGGCCGGATGCTTATATCTTTAATCAATTGAAGGATAAAACGATGTTCCGCAGAGTGATCTACCTTAAGAAGTGGCATAAATTATTGAATTCCGGCAAGAAAGTTGTCAAATAA
- a CDS encoding PEP/pyruvate-binding domain-containing protein encodes MELSLKSLDLKAAEVGNKASNLSKLINEQFSVPDGVVLSQTYFACSEAELQQKLNRLSERLERMLPSADGWAVRSTAIDEDGGTKSMAGQYKTVIIQHSSQLPAAVAEVHEGSIPVIIQTFIEPDYSGVLFSCNPLTGESEIIIELVEGRGEALVGGDTNPMVHYREGKWSDSSPLLEQLLLHMEPWIMKAKELMQQQVDMEFCIKNKSLYWLQVRPVTTGVHTDSWDYDFAHIPDSFLEEDWFLLDQCTEPVTPLVKKLDPGNYFQMPYWDIRFVQHYPYISLKKNVGAAAPSQPDDGTSMLLRWQALRNRYEPIFDQQLNENITQASLEDLWEKTAVRVEINRSYVSEYLNRDWFMARRIIGKELEQLVSRYAGENADVPLLLSSLTGEVNTITYQKTLQLNQLVNSARKYPDFGELCNKVRSSEPHPWADQFAAFISQYGYELPHPLALHLKTLAESPETLLSRIAAELHTRKISREGKGQESWKEVAARIGQRMEHDEKTEFHRLLTEYRAYVIRTEDDDYLLQKGSSSIRRILLEIAQRLVDCGKIESRESIFFLYPDEIHELISGARQSVEETELLQREKSFAAAAAINPPLLLKPGNARKVSEDQKLQGVAVAQGCRSGKVFKLMNPLDRESYNQIPENAVIVAPILTPNLTYAILACAAIVTEVGGFLSHGAIFAREMGIPAIVQVEAATSLLQNGDEVQVDAKRGVIEILKRNSNPS; translated from the coding sequence TTGGAGTTATCATTGAAATCTCTGGATTTAAAAGCAGCGGAAGTTGGCAACAAAGCCTCGAATTTGTCCAAGCTTATAAACGAACAATTCAGCGTGCCCGATGGTGTAGTGCTGTCCCAAACTTATTTCGCATGTTCGGAAGCTGAACTGCAGCAGAAGTTGAATCGACTGTCTGAGCGTCTGGAGAGAATGCTTCCTTCCGCTGACGGCTGGGCCGTCCGCTCCACGGCAATCGACGAAGACGGCGGAACGAAGTCCATGGCTGGTCAATACAAGACCGTAATTATTCAGCATTCCTCTCAGCTGCCGGCTGCAGTTGCTGAAGTGCATGAGGGGTCAATTCCTGTGATCATTCAGACATTTATTGAACCGGATTATTCCGGTGTTCTGTTTTCCTGCAACCCGCTTACGGGAGAATCCGAAATAATCATTGAACTTGTAGAAGGAAGAGGAGAAGCTCTCGTGGGCGGGGACACCAATCCAATGGTCCATTACCGGGAAGGCAAATGGAGCGATTCCAGCCCATTGCTCGAACAACTCCTGCTCCATATGGAACCATGGATTATGAAAGCAAAGGAGCTAATGCAGCAGCAGGTGGACATGGAGTTTTGCATCAAGAACAAATCGCTTTACTGGCTTCAGGTTCGTCCTGTAACAACCGGAGTCCATACCGATTCGTGGGACTACGATTTTGCACATATCCCTGACTCCTTCCTTGAAGAGGACTGGTTTCTTCTTGATCAGTGCACGGAACCCGTTACTCCGTTAGTAAAGAAGCTGGATCCGGGCAATTATTTTCAAATGCCTTATTGGGATATACGGTTCGTTCAGCATTACCCTTACATCAGTCTGAAAAAGAACGTTGGTGCCGCTGCGCCTTCACAACCGGACGACGGGACAAGCATGCTGCTTAGATGGCAGGCGCTTAGAAACAGATACGAGCCGATCTTCGATCAACAGCTGAACGAAAATATTACGCAAGCCTCACTTGAAGACTTATGGGAGAAGACAGCTGTTCGGGTAGAGATCAACCGGTCTTATGTGAGTGAGTATTTGAACCGGGACTGGTTCATGGCACGACGCATCATAGGGAAGGAGCTGGAACAGCTCGTCAGCCGCTATGCTGGAGAGAATGCAGACGTACCGCTTTTATTGTCCTCGCTGACTGGAGAAGTGAACACGATCACGTATCAAAAAACGTTGCAGCTTAACCAATTGGTAAACTCTGCGCGGAAATATCCTGACTTTGGAGAACTGTGCAACAAGGTTAGAAGCAGTGAACCTCATCCATGGGCAGACCAATTTGCTGCTTTCATTTCCCAGTACGGCTACGAGCTTCCACATCCCTTGGCACTGCACCTGAAGACCTTGGCCGAGAGTCCGGAAACGTTGTTGTCCAGAATTGCAGCTGAACTCCATACCCGCAAGATTTCTCGTGAGGGGAAAGGTCAGGAAAGCTGGAAAGAAGTTGCTGCCAGGATTGGGCAACGGATGGAGCATGACGAGAAAACGGAATTTCATAGGCTGTTAACAGAGTATAGAGCCTACGTGATCCGAACAGAAGATGACGATTATCTGCTCCAGAAAGGTTCATCCTCTATTAGAAGAATCTTGCTCGAAATCGCTCAGCGTTTAGTAGACTGCGGCAAAATAGAAAGCAGGGAGTCTATATTTTTCCTCTATCCCGATGAAATACATGAACTGATCTCCGGTGCCCGCCAAAGTGTGGAAGAAACGGAACTCCTTCAACGGGAAAAAAGCTTTGCCGCAGCAGCAGCAATTAACCCTCCATTACTTCTGAAGCCCGGTAATGCGCGGAAGGTGTCCGAAGACCAAAAGCTGCAGGGGGTAGCTGTGGCGCAAGGATGCAGAAGTGGAAAGGTCTTTAAATTAATGAATCCGCTGGACCGGGAAAGCTACAACCAGATTCCGGAGAATGCGGTCATCGTAGCTCCAATCCTGACGCCCAATCTGACTTATGCGATCTTGGCCTGTGCAGCTATCGTAACCGAAGTGGGCGGTTTCTTATCGCACGGAGCTATTTTTGCCCGGGAGATGGGCATTCCGGCGATTGTTCAGGTAGAGGCAGCGACAAGTCTTCTCCAGAATGGTGATGAAGTACAGGTAGATGCAAAACGGGGAGTAATTGAAATACTGAAGCGAAACTCAAATCCATCATAG
- a CDS encoding GNAT family N-acetyltransferase: MKLPVLNQGLAEQIQQSEIDYLTSRINSIREREGNPEGVEIVRFGHTTGFYIRTMPWSLFNSVKGISDQDVDKLEEIIRFYAAKDRAFQIDVDPVHCSSKLFKGLSGHGLYQSGFHAVLYGLPRQTPSELPSKITIVEIDNVNSFDTYAEIHCLASGMPLSDKIHFVNNNLGLLNRAGWKLFAGYWEGLPAGVAAMHINGDIASCTLAATIPEYRNRGIQTALLHKRMHEAHLAGCRLITAQAGFGSTSQNNMERAGFQLAWTRAVWTARL; encoded by the coding sequence ATGAAGCTGCCAGTCTTGAACCAAGGTCTTGCTGAACAAATTCAGCAGTCGGAAATTGACTATTTAACCTCAAGAATTAACTCCATCCGCGAACGCGAAGGTAACCCGGAGGGTGTTGAGATTGTCCGTTTCGGCCACACCACTGGTTTCTATATCAGGACCATGCCATGGAGCCTGTTTAATTCCGTTAAGGGGATCTCTGATCAGGACGTGGACAAGCTGGAGGAGATCATCCGATTTTATGCTGCCAAAGACAGAGCTTTCCAGATCGATGTGGATCCTGTTCATTGCAGCTCCAAGCTTTTTAAAGGGTTATCCGGTCATGGACTTTACCAGAGTGGGTTTCATGCTGTACTGTATGGGCTACCGCGTCAAACGCCGTCTGAACTTCCATCCAAGATAACAATTGTCGAAATTGATAACGTAAATTCCTTTGACACTTATGCAGAAATCCATTGCCTAGCTTCCGGCATGCCGTTGTCCGATAAGATTCATTTCGTGAATAATAATCTAGGATTGCTGAATAGGGCGGGGTGGAAGCTTTTCGCAGGTTATTGGGAGGGGCTTCCGGCCGGAGTGGCTGCGATGCATATAAACGGAGATATCGCCTCCTGCACACTCGCCGCAACAATTCCTGAATACAGAAACAGGGGGATCCAGACTGCATTATTGCACAAGAGGATGCACGAGGCTCACTTGGCAGGTTGTCGGCTCATAACGGCTCAGGCGGGTTTTGGTTCTACAAGCCAGAACAATATGGAACGGGCCGGATTTCAACTGGCTTGGACAAGAGCGGTTTGGACAGCCCGCCTTTAA
- a CDS encoding ABC transporter ATP-binding protein, with product MKQSIRQNKMLLAVTLLFSIITSAAGVLVAIILQKVIDAAMQGDMLLFKKILILSVAYLLLLSLFGFIYAICSKALIRNLTLSLRERVFRGVFRRNAEEFTSSNTADYLSALTNDIKLLEDNYIQPLLLTLQNVVVFASSLIALLYLSPLVTLILVVCMILMFAVPSLFGKALQDKQSAVSARMSIFTTSVKDLLSGYEVIKSYAMGKHTEQKFQQENTAAANTRFAADRLFAANESLSETLAILTQFSVVFIAAYLIISGDFSAGSLVALVQLSGGFVGPVLVVMQNLPKIQGVKPVVQRINDLASEEAQLKSGLLEPVFNENLEVSHLQFAYQQGNQVLSDINLSLQKGKKYALVGRSGCGKSTLVKLLSGYYDRYEGSITLDGINLKQLDPEQLQQMTATIHQNVYMFDTDIKQNICLHEEFSEEVMETALRTSGVHKFVEKMPSGLLTTVGENGSQLSGGQRQRIAVARALIRSKPILILDEGTSAIDMQTAYEIESRLLTLKELTLITITHNMNEGLLGLYDEIIYMENGRIAEVGSFQELRARGGGFAAFCSLHKGDVAEALQA from the coding sequence ATGAAACAGTCCATCCGTCAAAACAAAATGCTGCTTGCGGTTACCCTGCTGTTCAGTATCATTACCTCGGCAGCAGGCGTACTGGTTGCGATCATTCTGCAAAAGGTAATCGATGCCGCCATGCAGGGTGACATGTTACTTTTCAAAAAAATTCTGATCCTGTCGGTTGCTTATTTGCTGCTGCTAAGCTTGTTCGGTTTCATATATGCCATTTGCAGCAAAGCCTTGATCCGCAATCTGACCCTGTCACTGAGGGAGCGGGTATTCCGTGGAGTATTCCGCAGAAATGCAGAAGAATTCACTTCGTCCAATACGGCTGATTATTTGTCGGCACTCACCAATGACATCAAACTGCTGGAGGATAACTATATCCAACCCCTGCTGCTTACCCTGCAGAATGTTGTGGTTTTTGCCTCCTCCCTCATTGCACTCCTCTACCTGAGCCCGCTGGTTACCTTGATCCTGGTGGTATGTATGATTCTGATGTTTGCCGTCCCTTCCCTTTTCGGCAAAGCTCTGCAGGACAAACAAAGCGCCGTATCTGCCCGGATGTCCATTTTTACCACTAGCGTTAAGGATTTATTGTCGGGTTATGAAGTGATCAAATCCTATGCCATGGGCAAACACACGGAGCAGAAATTCCAGCAGGAGAACACCGCAGCCGCAAATACCCGTTTTGCTGCTGACCGGCTATTTGCCGCCAATGAGAGCCTCTCCGAAACGCTGGCTATTCTTACTCAATTTTCAGTAGTCTTTATTGCTGCTTATCTGATTATTTCCGGAGACTTCTCAGCGGGGAGCCTGGTTGCCCTTGTCCAGCTGAGCGGCGGTTTTGTGGGACCTGTACTTGTCGTGATGCAGAATCTGCCCAAAATTCAAGGTGTCAAACCCGTTGTACAACGGATCAATGATCTGGCAAGCGAAGAGGCACAGCTGAAGTCAGGGTTGCTCGAACCTGTTTTCAATGAGAATCTGGAGGTCAGCCACTTGCAATTTGCCTATCAGCAAGGAAATCAGGTGCTTTCGGACATCAATCTTTCCCTGCAAAAAGGAAAAAAATATGCACTGGTCGGACGAAGCGGCTGCGGTAAATCTACACTTGTTAAACTGCTTAGCGGGTATTATGACAGGTATGAAGGCTCCATCACCCTTGATGGGATCAACCTCAAACAGCTTGACCCAGAGCAGCTGCAGCAAATGACAGCGACCATCCATCAGAATGTCTATATGTTCGATACGGACATTAAGCAGAATATTTGCTTACATGAGGAATTCTCCGAGGAAGTTATGGAAACTGCCCTTCGTACCAGCGGAGTCCATAAGTTTGTGGAGAAGATGCCCAGTGGACTGCTGACTACCGTTGGTGAGAACGGCTCACAGCTCTCCGGCGGCCAGCGCCAGCGGATTGCCGTTGCCCGGGCGCTGATCCGCAGCAAACCGATCCTGATTCTGGATGAAGGAACTTCCGCGATTGATATGCAGACCGCTTATGAAATCGAAAGCAGACTGCTCACGCTTAAAGAGCTGACCTTAATTACGATAACCCATAATATGAATGAGGGATTGTTGGGATTGTATGATGAAATTATCTATATGGAGAACGGACGAATCGCCGAGGTTGGCAGCTTCCAGGAGCTTCGCGCGCGCGGTGGCGGATTTGCAGCCTTTTGCTCATTGCACAAGGGGGATGTTGCGGAGGCGCTTCAAGCATAA